From the Bacillus sp. 2205SS5-2 genome, the window ATGACTTTGGGCATTTTTCCGCATCATTTTTAACCCGAAATAAGGAAAAAGAAACGTGTATTTCCTTCTTTTTTTGTATGCTACAACTACAAAGTATGGGAAAAGAGCCTATAAATAAAAGAATTCATTCCTTTTCAAAAAGCCATGATCTTTACGAAAGGCTTTTTTTGTATGCAATCTTGCTATTTAATCTAATTTCTGATGAAATCCCTCGTTTTGTTGTTGGTTCTCAACAAGAACAGACTCTAATAACGCACTGCCCTGTTTGAACAGTTAGCTTTTTAACTTGAATGGAAAAGGCTACCTTTCCTAAATATAACGGAAGGTAGCCTTGATTTCCAATGAATCCTTAGCTTTGTTCTGCAGGGACAATGGGATGTTGAGTGTTTTGAGCGGCCAGTAGTGTGTTAAATAAGAGCATAGTTATAGTCATCGGACCCACTCCGCCAGGAACTGGTGTAATGTAAGAAGCCACTTCTTTGACTGCTGTAAAATCAACATCACCACAAAGCTTTCCCTTCTCGTTACGATTCATACCAACATCAATGACAATGGCACCCTTTTTTACATGTTTTTTTGTAATAAGGTTCGGAGTTCCGACAGCGCTCACAACGATATCGGCCATTTGTGTGTGTTGGACCAAGTCTTTTGTTTTTGAGTGACAATATGTAACTGTTGCATTTTGTTGAAGAAATAATTGTCCTGCAGGTTTTCCGACAATGTTACTCCGTCCCACGATTACGACATGTTTGCCTTCAACGTCAATGTTTTCTGATTCGAGCATTTTCATAATTCCAAAAGGGGTGCAGGGTAGGAAGGACGTTTTACCATTCATCATTCTCCCTACATTCAAAGGATGAAATCCGTCTACATCTTTTTCTGGGAGAATTGCTTCAATGACTAATTTTTCTGAGATGTGATTGGGCAAGGGGAGTTGAACGAGAATTCCGTGAATGGACGAATCATCATTTAATTGTTGAATTTTCGCTAATAACTCAGCTTGTGGCAATGATTCGGGATACTCGATTAGGACAGAGTTCATACCTAACTTTTCACATGCCTTCTGTTTCATCGATACATATGTCTTTGAAGCCTGATTATTCCCGATGAGAATCACTGCTAAACTGGGGGTAACGCCTTGAGAATTCAAGGTTTTAACCTCTTCGTGAATTGACTCGCGAATCTTTTGTGAGATCTCTTTGCCATTTAGTAAAGTTGCCATACTCCTCATCCCCCAATTATATAGTTTACTTGTTTAATTCATCATGAACTTTTGAAAGAACACCATTAATGAACTTGCTTGATTTTTCATCACCAAACGTCTTCGACACTTCAATCGCTTCATTGATAATAACCTTATGTGGCGTATCCAAGACGAATTGCATCTCATAGACTGCCAAACGCAAAATATTTCGATCGACTTTTGCTAAACGGTCAAAAGTCCAACGCTCTAAATGCGACGAAATTCTTTTATCAATTGCTGGGAGGTGTTCTGCAGTCCCTAAAACCAACTGAGTCAGATAGGTGTCGCCTTCTTCATCCTCTGTAATATTGGCTAATGCCACATCTGCCTCTAACTCACTCATATCCATTTGAAAAAGGGCTTGTAACGCCTTTTCTCTCGCCGTACGTCTTTTCATGTATAATACTCCTTTAAATTCACGATTATATAAAAAGATAATAGCACATAGAATGCCGGGAAGCACGACATCTGAAGAAAAAATTAAATTTCAGAATCATGTGAATTATCTATCTAAAAATAAATACTCTATCTTTTTTCCTAACTTGGATGGCTCTCTTCCAAAATCATTCAAACGAATAATGCTATTGACACTTATTTATAAGTCCCTTTTTCAATAATTTGTTCCCATTCAATCAAATATTGAATGGGAACATCCTCTATTGCTGATGTTACATTCGCAGCGATATAAAATGATGTTTCAAAGTCTATCTACATCCAGATGTATGGCTTGGTTCGACAAGCAGCAACCTTGGCGAAAACATTCACCGCTAGAATACACATTTTCTAAAATGCTATATTGCTCGTCGCTTCCTTCCAGTTCAATGTTCTCAAGACAGCAAAAAAACCAAAGGTATAATACCTTTGGTTTTACTCTACTTCATCAAAATCCATTTCATTTTTCGAAGTTTCAAACGAAACGCCTACTACATGAATATTCACTTCTTTAGTATCAAGAGCTGTCATATTAAGTAATGCCTGACGAATGTTGTCTTGTACTTGATGAGCTACCGTTGGAATGGAAACACCAAATCCCATTACGCAATACACATCAATAGCGATACCATCTTCTTCTAACTCTACTTTCACTCCTTTACCATGGTTTTTCTTACCTAGGCGTTCCACGACTCCTGAAGCAAAATTCCCTCTCATTTGAGCCACACCTTCTACCTCTGACGCAGCGATTCCAGCAATGACTTCAATGACTTCTGGCGCAATCTCAATTTTACCAAGACCGTCCTTATCATGATTCATTTGCAATAATGTTTGAACTTGATTTTCAGCCATATAAAATTCTCCTCCTGTAAAAGGTTTTTATTTCATTACCTCATATTTTTCTAGAAATTTCGTATTGAAATTTCCGTCCACAAACACATCATGTTCTAACAGTTTCAAATGAAAAGGAATGGTGGTGTTAATTCCTTCAATAACAAACTCACTCAAAGCTCTCTTCATTCTAGCGATGGCTTCTTCCCTCGTGGATCCATAAGCAATGACTTTTGCAATCATGGAATCATAGTAGGGAGGAATACTATACCCTGGATACGCAGCGGAATCCACTCGCACCCCGAAACCACCTGGCGGTAGATACATTTCAATCTTACCTGGAGAAGGCATAAAGTTCTTCTCAGGGTTTTCAGCATTAATTCTACACTCTATTGCCCATCCAGTAAAGCAAACCTCCTCTTGAGTAAAGCGAAGGGGCTTTCCTGATGCAATTAAAATCTGTTCCTTAATTAAGTCGACACCTGTTACCATTTCAGTAACTGGATGTTCCACTTGGATACGAGTATTCATTTCCATGAAGTAAAATTTTCTTTCATGGTAATCATAAATAAATTCTACTGTGCCTGCCCCCGTATAATCAACTGCTTTGGCTGCTTTTACCGCTGCTTCTCCCATTGCTTTTCGCATCTCTCCATCGACCACAGGAGAAGGTGTTTCTTCAAGAAGTTTTTGCAAACGCCGTTGAATGGAACAGTCTCTTTCACCGAGATGAATAATATGTCCTTTTTCATCTCCTAATATTTGAATTTCCACATGTCTGAAGTCCTCGATATATTTTTCAAGGTAAACACCTGGGTTTCCAAACGCTGTCATGGCTTCTTGTTGGGTAATGTTGATTCCCTTTCTTAATTCTTCTTCATTTTTTGCCACTCGTATCCCTTTTCCACCACCACCAGCTGTTGCTTTAA encodes:
- the folD gene encoding bifunctional methylenetetrahydrofolate dehydrogenase/methenyltetrahydrofolate cyclohydrolase FolD, with translation MATLLNGKEISQKIRESIHEEVKTLNSQGVTPSLAVILIGNNQASKTYVSMKQKACEKLGMNSVLIEYPESLPQAELLAKIQQLNDDSSIHGILVQLPLPNHISEKLVIEAILPEKDVDGFHPLNVGRMMNGKTSFLPCTPFGIMKMLESENIDVEGKHVVIVGRSNIVGKPAGQLFLQQNATVTYCHSKTKDLVQHTQMADIVVSAVGTPNLITKKHVKKGAIVIDVGMNRNEKGKLCGDVDFTAVKEVASYITPVPGGVGPMTITMLLFNTLLAAQNTQHPIVPAEQS
- the nusB gene encoding transcription antitermination factor NusB is translated as MKRRTAREKALQALFQMDMSELEADVALANITEDEEGDTYLTQLVLGTAEHLPAIDKRISSHLERWTFDRLAKVDRNILRLAVYEMQFVLDTPHKVIINEAIEVSKTFGDEKSSKFINGVLSKVHDELNK
- a CDS encoding Asp23/Gls24 family envelope stress response protein, producing MAENQVQTLLQMNHDKDGLGKIEIAPEVIEVIAGIAASEVEGVAQMRGNFASGVVERLGKKNHGKGVKVELEEDGIAIDVYCVMGFGVSIPTVAHQVQDNIRQALLNMTALDTKEVNIHVVGVSFETSKNEMDFDEVE
- the accC gene encoding acetyl-CoA carboxylase biotin carboxylase subunit, with product MIKKLLIANRGEIAVRIIRACRELGIESVAVYSEGDREGLHVQLADEAYCIGPKASKDSYLSFTNIISVAKLTDCDAIHPGYGFLAENADFADLCRECNITFVGPTPEAINKMGTKDVARETMEIAGVPIVPGSKGILKDVDEGVGLANKMGYPVIIKATAGGGGKGIRVAKNEEELRKGINITQQEAMTAFGNPGVYLEKYIEDFRHVEIQILGDEKGHIIHLGERDCSIQRRLQKLLEETPSPVVDGEMRKAMGEAAVKAAKAVDYTGAGTVEFIYDYHERKFYFMEMNTRIQVEHPVTEMVTGVDLIKEQILIASGKPLRFTQEEVCFTGWAIECRINAENPEKNFMPSPGKIEMYLPPGGFGVRVDSAAYPGYSIPPYYDSMIAKVIAYGSTREEAIARMKRALSEFVIEGINTTIPFHLKLLEHDVFVDGNFNTKFLEKYEVMK